The genomic interval AGACGCCAACAACTTCCACGCCACGCTTCTGGAATTCTTCATAACGTTTGTCGAATGCGATCAGCTCAGACGGGCAAACGAAAGTGAAGTCCATTGGCCAGAAGAACAGAACGGTCGCTTTACCGTTGGTGTGCTGTTTGAAGTTGAAGTTTTCAACGATTTCACCGTTGCCCAGAACTGCTGCAGCTGTAAAATCCGGAGCCGGACGAGTTACCAGAACCATATGATTCTCCTGTAGATACTAAGGTTATTTGGAACGCAACGCCGCCCAGTATAGAGAGTGTTCTTTGAGAAGACAAAGAGGCGCTGACAATCGTTCAACAAGCTTTCGCCTATCAAGGTGCATCCAGTCAGAGCTGTTTGTTTTTCGCCTGCGCCATCATGCGCGGGTAAAACTGCCAGAAACGCGCTTCCAGCGCATCGTAATGTTCATCCAGGTCATACCAGGAATCCCGCAGCGCATCCAGTCGCGGTCGGCGGCTCGCCATCCCATTCAGCACGTTCTGGATGAAATCCATCTCGCTATAACGCTCCAGCCAGCGTTCCGACCACAGGTAGTTATTCAGATTCACAAAGCGCGGCGGCGAGTCGGGCAGAATTACCGACACCTGCTGGTGGGCATAGCGCACAAACGTCGGCAGTGGCATCTCCGGC from Enterobacter sp. JBIWA008 carries:
- the acpH gene encoding ACP phosphodiesterase, translated to MNFLAHLHLAHLADSSLSGNLLADFVRGNPAEDYSPEVVDGIFMHRRIDVLTDKLPEVTEAKAWFRPETRRVAPITLDVMWDHFLSRHWEQLSPEMPLPTFVRYAHQQVSVILPDSPPRFVNLNNYLWSERWLERYSEMDFIQNVLNGMASRRPRLDALRDSWYDLDEHYDALEARFWQFYPRMMAQAKNKQL